One window from the genome of Elaeis guineensis isolate ETL-2024a chromosome 5, EG11, whole genome shotgun sequence encodes:
- the LOC140857808 gene encoding zinc finger protein GAI-ASSOCIATED FACTOR 1-like, which produces MTNITGDGGSFSFRTNTGKDEVHQHHQQQQLHHHIRHGMSAAGANSSVSTSQLPPPPIKKKRNLPGTPDPTAEVIALSPKTLMATNRFICEICHKGFQRDQNLQLHRRCHNLPWKLRPQTSIKIRKRVYVCPEPTCVHHNPSRALGDLTGIKKHYCRKHGEKKWNCGKCSKKYAVQSDWKAHSKICGTREYKCDCGTIFSRRESFITHRVFCDALVQENKLNQPLMVTMTSSLQGQAPNLIMPINTNAIPIGLSSLSHNDVKSPPLRTLSSNLLPTSFQYVDMAETFYSPRIIPSSSLRLSGSGPMAFNELGDVNIGQSMAGSIHMSATALLQKATQIGATASKNTISSTMMHGSFPSIMAGPDRASGSRPYGPTEAHGLFDQMQRSQGKQSQLVRINGGITNQFYDPSVNHIGLFRPIGMPMIGHDDGLLRNVEHGGDGGPGGGHVTMVDFLGVGEERSLHWQKPQQAIEYGGIGHQQRLEVFHPFQH; this is translated from the exons ATGACAAACATAACTGGAGATGGTGGGAGTTTCTCCTTTAGGACCAATACAGGAAAGGATGAAGTGCACCAGCACCATCAACAACAGCAGCTCCATCACCATATACGCCATGGTATGTCGGCTGCCGGAGCTAACAGTAGTGTCTCAACCTCGCAACTCCCTCCGCCGCCCATCAAGAAGAAACGGAACCTCCCTGGAACTCCAG ACCCGACTGCAGAGGTAATTGCTTTATCACCAAAAACCCTAATGGCAACAAATCGCTTTATTTGTGAAATTTGCCACAAGGGCTTCCAAAGGGACCAAAACCTCCAATTACACCGTCGATGCCACAACCTTCCGTGGAAGTTAAGGCCACAAACAAGCATCAAAATTCGAAAGAGAGTGTATGTATGCCCTGAACCCACATGTGTGCATCATAACCCGAGTCGTGCCCTCGGTGATCTCACCGGAATCAAGAAGCACTACTGCCGAAAGCATGGGGAGAAGAAATGGAATTGTGGCAAATGCTCCAAGAAGTATGCAGTACAGTCAGATTGGAAGGCTCACTCCAAGATCTGTGGAACTAGAGAGTACAAGTGCGACTGTGGCACCATCTTCTCCAG gagagagagcttcatcactCATAGGGTCTTCTGTGATGCTTTAGTCCAAGAGAACAAGCTAAACCAACCACTCATGGTCACCATGACCTCAAGCTTACAAGGCCAAGCTCCCAATCTCATAATGCCCATCAACACCAATGCCATCCCCATCGGCCTCTCCAGCCTCAGCCACAATGACGTCAAGAGTCCACCACTTAGGACCCTCTCTAGCAACCTTTTGCCGACTTCCTTTCAATATGTCGACATGGCCGAAACCTTCTATAGCCCAAGGATCATTCCCTCCTCAAGCCTTCGGCTGAGCGGGAGTGGCCCAATGGCCTTCAATGAGCTTGGTGATGTTAATATTGGTCAGTCAATGGCTGGCTCAATCCACATGTCGGCGACTGCTCTTTTACAGAAGGCGACCCAAATTGGTGCAACTGCTAGTAAGAACACCATTAGCTCCACCATGATGCATGGGAGCTTTCCCTCTATAATGGCTGGGCCTGACCGGGCCTCTGGCTCAAGGCCTTATGGCCCGACGGAGGCCCATGGGCTGTTTGATCAGATGCAGCGGTCACAAGGCAAGCAGTCTCAGCTGGTTAGGATCAATGGAGGGATTACTAATCAGTTTTATGATCCTTCGGTGAATCATATCGGTTTGTTTAGACCTATCGGAATGCCGATGATTGGTCATGATGATGGTTTATTGAGGAATGTGGAGCATGGTGGTGACGGTGGGCCGGGTGGGGGGCATGTGACGATGGTGGACTTCTTAGGTGTTGGAGAAGAGAGGAGTTTACATTGGCAAAAGCCACAACAAGCAATAGAATATGGAGGAATTGGTCATCAGCAAAGATTGGAGGTTTTCCATCCATTTCAGCATTAG